DNA sequence from the Nitrospirota bacterium genome:
CCATGCAGAGGGCCGTATCGATGGCGCCCAGATTCAGCCCGAGGGTGTAACACCCGATATCGCTGGTATAAATGCTGCGGCTATGGGGGATCGCTTTCTTTATGGCGAAGAAACTGGCCCGGTGGGGACAGCCGGGACAGAGGCTCGGCCTTCTCCCGGCTGCTGCCGGAGGCGGGGCAGCTGTCTCGGCCGAGGCGCCGGTGAAATCGGCGATGATCCGCTCTATATGTTCGGGAAGCAGTTCTCCTGCTTCGGGCACTGCGCCGCTCATCTTTCCCCGTACTTTAGAGCGGTCCGCGAGCTGCATCTCGATGACGCCTGTCGTCTCTTCGAGCACCAGGATCTCGTCGTAGGTGCCCAGCAGCGTCCGCATGAAGTCGGTGTGGAGCGGATAGGGCTGCAGCACCTGGTACACGGCGCAGGAGTCCCGGAGATGCAGGTCGTCCATGATCTCTTTCGTGTGCGCGGCGGCAACACCGGAGGTGACGACCGCTTTCTTCGCCGTGACCCCGGGACTGAGCAGGCGGGGCGCTGTCTGCGGATACACAGCCATCGCCTTGAGCTTATCGTTCAGCCCCCGATGCAGGAGGAGACGGAACTTGGGGGTCGCGGCCCAGCGGGTCGGTTCTTTCCGAAAGCCCCCGTTCCGCTCGATCCTGAGCAGATCGCCGAGCGCGATATCCTGCGAGGCATGGCAGACCCTCGTGGTGGGCCTCAGCAGCACCGGAACCTCGAAGGCTTCGGAGAGCTCGTAGGCGAGGGCGATGAACTCCTTCGCCTCCCGGGGTGTGGAGGGGTCGAGGACCGGGACCTTGGCGAACATCGCCATCAGGCGGCTGTCCTGTTCGGTCTGTGAAGAGTGCGGTCCCGGGTCGTCGGCGCAGATGACGATGAACCCGCCTTTCACCCCCATGTACGCCGCGCTCAGCAGCGGGTCGGCGGCGACATTGAGGCCGACCTGTTTCATGCTGACCATGGTGCGGAGGCCGGCGATGCTGCCGGCGAAGGCTATCTCGAAGGCTATCTTCTCGTTGACCGCCCACTGCGCATGGAGGGGAAGGGAGAGCTCCTTCTTCCATTTGACGACCGCGGGCAGTATCTCGGACGCCGGGGTGCCGGGATAGGAGGTCGCCACGGCGCAGCCGTTTTCCACCAGCCCTCGGGCGATGGCATCGTTGCCCATCATCAAGACGCGACTGCTCACTGCCGGAAACGCTCCTCAACGGTGATGATCTTCTCTCGCGACGCATCCTGCACGAAGCGGCACGAGCATTTATACTAAGGTCCTGCCCGAAAGCTTGTCAAGCAGAGACCGCATAGGAAAAAAGCACGGTAAACATGATATGATATCGCTCTGCTTGGATACGGAACTTAGCTATAATGCCGTACCATACATTCCGGGGAGGCTGTTATGAATACGAAGCGGTTTCTTTTTTTGTTCGTGGTTGTAGCCCTTATAGCGGTCGCGGCGTTCGTTGTTCCCGATAGTGCCGCGGCCCAGCCGACGATCACCCTGACCTATGCGAATTTCCCCCCTGCCGCGACGTTCCCGAGCGTGCAGATGGAGCGGTGGGCGAAAGAGATCGAGAAGAGGACCAACGGGAAGGTGAAGGTCCAGACCTTCCCGGGCGGGACGCTCCTCCCGGCAAAGAACATCCTCGACGGCGTGATTTCGGGCGCTGCCGACATCGGCAACTTCGCGATGAGCTATCAGCCGGGCCGCTTCCCCGTCTCCGAGGCGGTCGATCTCCCGCTCGGCTTCACCAGCGCCAAGGTGGCGAGCCTCGTGCTCTACGACCTCGTCGAGAAGTACAACCCGAAGGAGTTCGAGAAGGTGAAGATCATCACCCTCTTCACCTGTCCGCCGACGAATTTCATGACCAAGGCGCCGGTCAGGACGCTCAAGGACCTGAAGGGACTCGAGATAAGGGCAGCGGCTACGGGAGCGGACGCGGTGAAGCGCCTGGGCGGGACGCCGATCGCCATGCCCCAGTCCGAAGTGCCCGAAGCGATCCAGAAGGGCGTCGTGAAAGGAATGCTGTCATCCCTCGAGATACTGCAGGACTTTAAGTTCGCCGCTTACACGCCCTATGCGACGATCGTCGAGCTCCCGGTCGTCTCGTTTGCCGTTGTGATGAACAAGGAGAAGTGGAATATGCTTCCCGACGACGTCAAGAAGGTCATCGACGACCTGCGGAGAGAGCAGGCGCTCTGGACAGGGACGTATGTCGACGACCATGTGAAAGAGGCGCTCGAGTGGTCGAAAAAGACTTATAACCACCAGGTCTTCCAGCTGCCGAAGAGCGACCGGGCCGAGATCCGGAAGCTCCTGAATCCCATGGTCGATGAGTATGTGAAGAGGACGAATGCCCTCGGGCTGCCGGGGACACAGATCGTCAAGGATGCCGAAACCCTGAAGAAGAAGTACGAGAAAAAATACAAATAAAAGCATTGAGCCTTAAGCCCCCGGCAGCCAGCGGAACAGATTTTTCCTTGTCAGCTGACTGCAGAAGGCTGACGGCTGAAAGCGTGTTGGCGCATGATC
Encoded proteins:
- a CDS encoding TRAP transporter substrate-binding protein, whose translation is MNTKRFLFLFVVVALIAVAAFVVPDSAAAQPTITLTYANFPPAATFPSVQMERWAKEIEKRTNGKVKVQTFPGGTLLPAKNILDGVISGAADIGNFAMSYQPGRFPVSEAVDLPLGFTSAKVASLVLYDLVEKYNPKEFEKVKIITLFTCPPTNFMTKAPVRTLKDLKGLEIRAAATGADAVKRLGGTPIAMPQSEVPEAIQKGVVKGMLSSLEILQDFKFAAYTPYATIVELPVVSFAVVMNKEKWNMLPDDVKKVIDDLRREQALWTGTYVDDHVKEALEWSKKTYNHQVFQLPKSDRAEIRKLLNPMVDEYVKRTNALGLPGTQIVKDAETLKKKYEKKYK
- a CDS encoding thiamine pyrophosphate-dependent enzyme, with translation MSSRVLMMGNDAIARGLVENGCAVATSYPGTPASEILPAVVKWKKELSLPLHAQWAVNEKIAFEIAFAGSIAGLRTMVSMKQVGLNVAADPLLSAAYMGVKGGFIVICADDPGPHSSQTEQDSRLMAMFAKVPVLDPSTPREAKEFIALAYELSEAFEVPVLLRPTTRVCHASQDIALGDLLRIERNGGFRKEPTRWAATPKFRLLLHRGLNDKLKAMAVYPQTAPRLLSPGVTAKKAVVTSGVAAAHTKEIMDDLHLRDSCAVYQVLQPYPLHTDFMRTLLGTYDEILVLEETTGVIEMQLADRSKVRGKMSGAVPEAGELLPEHIERIIADFTGASAETAAPPPAAAGRRPSLCPGCPHRASFFAIKKAIPHSRSIYTSDIGCYTLGLNLGAIDTALCMGASVSQAAGFYHAYRQMGKETDIVATIGDSTFFHAGIPALIDAVVQDARFVLVVLDNSTTAMTGNQPTPATGIGACGDVTGKISIEGLVKSCGVAFCKEGNPYRVPHFVALLKEAREHSRTHGLAVVIARYPCLMDKRSKEERLPAVAVAISEECDGCGYCTKEFECPALEPDEAAKKVRINRILCTGCGVCLHVCPKRSIEGVERA